The nucleotide sequence TACACCAAAGCCGGATATTACCCCGTATATTATGAAATCTCATATAAATACGGCGGTGAAACAATGGTTGAAAACGGTGTAAGTTATGTGTGGCTTTTGGAGGATAAAAAAGATGATGACAGTACAATAATCGTACTTCCTGAAAAGCACGAACACGATTACCGCTACCTTGAAACCGTTGCTCCCTCTTGCGATAACCTCGGCTATGAACGCTGGCAATGCGACGGCTGCGGAAATCTTGATAAAAGAAATTACACAAAGGCAACCGGGCATAATTATAAGGCAATTACAATTCGTAAAGCGACTTGCAAACAGGGCGGCTTAAAGCTCAATTTGTGTGATAAGTGCGGCAGCTTTTATGAGGAAACCACTCCCGTCGGCGAGCATAAATACAAGACCGAAAATGTGCAGCCGACTTGCAGAAGTGTTGGTTATACAAATCATATTTGCGAAATCTGCGGCAATTCATATATAACCGATATGACGCCTATTATCTCACACGCCTATGAGCGTATCACCAAAGAGCCGACCTGTACCGATAAAGGCTATACGACCTCAACTTGTACTATGTGCGGACTGAATTATGTATCGGATTACACCGAGCCGACAGGTCATAATTGGGACGATGGGCATACCGTTACAAATTCCACTTGTGAGAGCGAGGGTGTAATTGAGTATCGTTGTAAAAACGATAACTGTTCAGAAAAGATGATTAAAGCAGAATCCGCAACGGGACACACACCGGGCAAAGCGGCTACTTGCACAGAACCGCAAACTTGCGAAAAGTGCGGTACGGTATTAGCACTCCCCAAAGGACATAATTATTCCGAAAAGATAGTTGCTCCGACTTGCACAGCTATGGGCTATACAGAATACAAATGCGATAACTGCGATGACAGCTATATTGGCGACTACACCGATAAGGCAGAACACGATTACAAAAAGACCGTAACTGCTCCGAGTTGTACGGCTATGGGATACACAACATACACTTGCAAAAACTGTGATGATGAATTTATTTCAGATTATACAGACAAGCTCTCTCATAATTATAAAGCAGAAATCACAAAACCGACTTGTACGGAATTTGGATTTACAACCTACACTTGTGCCGACTGCGGTGATACCTATGTTGCGGATTATACCGATAAGACGAAACATAATTATGACAAAAAGGTTATTCCGCCTACTTGCACCGAACACGGTTATACCGTTTACACTTGCCCCGATTGCGGAAAAGAGTATATTGGAGATTTAACCGACTGTGAAAAGCATACCTACAAGAAAACCGTAGTTCCACCCACTTGCACAGAAATGGGTTATACAATTTATACCTGTGAAAGCTGCGGCGATAGCTACAAGGCTGACTATGTTGACAAAGCTGCTCACGATTATACAAAGACTGTAACTGTTCCGACTTGCACGGCTCTCGGATATACGGTGTATGAGTGTAAAAACTGTGATTATAAATATATCAGCGATTACACCGATAAAATCAACCACAGTTATATTGCCGATGTAACCGAGCCTACTTGTACGGCATCCGGATATACCGTCTACACTTGCGAAAACTGCGGTAAAACCTATACGGCAGATTACAAGGATATGACGGGACATAATCTGTCTGATTGGATAATTGACGAGCCTGCTACTATCGAACACGCCGGAGAAAAACATATTGAGTGCTTGACTTGCGGTGAGGTACTTTCAAGAGCAGCAATTCCGCAGCTTGTAGAGAAAGACCGCACCGATGAGGACGGAAACTCAAAGGTCGGAGATTTCTCTATCCTTGTAACCAACGCAAATGGCAAACCGATTTTCGACAGTGAAATCAGCATTGACATCAATGATAATGTAACTATCAAATTGCCAAGCGGCAGACTGCTTGATTATGCTGACCAAACCATTATAACTGCAATTAACGCAGACTCACAGACACCAAAAGCTGAATTACAAATTTTTATCTATGATGAAAACAATAACGCAGCAACGGGTAAAACAGATGAAAACGGACAGTTGAAAGTGCCGAACAATAAAACCTCTACCGGCGATAACAGCGGTACTATTGGTAAAGACGATGATGACAGGAAAAACACATTTGTTGTAAAGGCTACCGACAAAATGAATGTCGTTATTCCAAACTGTGAAGTTTACATTGGCGAGAGCAATAATATCGTTGTGGATTTGCCGGAGGGCATTAAGCCGACAAGTGAATATCCTGTTATTATAACCGTTACCGACCAGCACGGGCATCCTCAAATGGGTGTTACGGTTATAACTCTCGGAGATGCAGACTACATCGAAAAAGGCGTAACAGATATGTTCGGAAAAATTACATTGCCGACAGCAAAGGACGGATTTACGGACAATACGGGTAAAGTAAGAATTGACGGAATGTATGTGTTTGTCAATGACGAGAGCGGAGCTATTGAAAATGCTTTTGTGAAATTGAATGATGACAGCACAATTTCTGTAACATTGCCGGACGAAACAAGTATTGACTATGCAAACCGCATTACAGTAACCGTAACCGACAAAGACGGAAATCCGCAGAAAGATATTTCCGTTACCGTTTCGGACACTGTGGAAAATAGCCTGACAGACAAAACTGACGAAAACGGAAAAATGGTTGTGCCGCCGCTTTCGGAGGATATTACTGATGAAAACGGCATCGGCAAGGTCAATGGGTATAATGTGGTTGTAACCGATGAAAAAGCACCGATTGCCAATGCGGTCATCACAATTTCAGAGGACGGCAGATTATCTGTTAAGCTTCCCGAAGCAAACAAGATTGACATCGAAAACAGAATCAGCGTTGTTGTAACCGATAACGAGGATAAGCCTGTTAAGGGTATGACCGTTGTAATCTCTGAAACCGCAGCCGAGGACGAAGCAAAAACGGCGGTCGATGTTACAGACGAAAACGGAAAAGCAACCGTGCCGCCGACAAACATTGATGTTACCGATTTCAACGGCTACGGCGAAGTTGACGGATATATTGTAATCGTGAAAAATGTTGTCGGAGCTATTGAAAAGGCACATATCAGACATAATGCCGAAGTAAAAAATGAGGACGGCACAGTTAAATCGGCAGAAAACATTTCTGTTGAATTACCCGAAAATATTAAATTTGAGTATGCGAACAGAATTACAATATCGGTCAGCAAAAAAGTAGACAACACGGCAGTTAAAGGTATGACGGTTGTTACTTCCGAATTTGTTATTGAAGGAACAGAAACAAAATCTTTGACAGGTGTTACCGATAAAGACGGAGTTATCATTCTTCCGCCGTCAAATGAGGGTGTAACGGATAAGGATGGAAAAACGGATATTTCCGAAACTACACCGGGCAAAGATACGGACGGTGACGGCAAGGAAGATACCGAAGAATCAAAAACGGAATACAACATTACCGTTGAGGATACCAAAGAAAAAATCGAAAATGCGTATATCGAAATAAAGGACAGCAAAATTACCGTTACGCTTCCCGATACGCATAAGCTCACAACTTCAAATCAGACAACCGTAACTGTTACCGACAAAGAAAATAAGGCTGTTAAAGGTGTGTCTGTTACAATTAAGGACAAGACAACAGAAAAGACAGCAACAACCGATGCAAACGGCAAGGTTACACTTCCCGTCAAATCAACAGGTGGCGGCTCATCCTCCGGTGGTGGCGGTGGTCGTGGCGGCAGCAACGGCGGCGGATATTATACAACCGTAAATGTTAAAATCACCGACAAGGACGGAAAAGCCGTTACAAACTTCTCAAAGAGCACCGACAGCAAGGGCAATTTAACAATTACTCTGCCGAGCGGAAAAACGCTCGATAACGGAAACTTTTATACTGTTACCGTAACCGATAACAAAGGCAACGCAAAAGCCGAAACCTCTGTAATTCTCAAAGACAGAAACAAGGGCGAAGCAACAGGAACAACGGATAAAAACGGTATGCTGATACTCCCGGCATCAGAGCATAAGGCATATATTTTCGGGTATAATGACGGCACTTTCAGACCGGACAACAATATGAGCCGAGCTGAAGCTGCTGCTATCTTTGCAAGGCTTATTTCCGAACAGAAAGGCGAAAAAATCAGTGGTAAGTCAAACTTTAATGATGTATCCAAAAATGAGTGGTATTCCGATTATATAGGTTATCTTTCAAAGTACGGTATTATTAAAGGTTACGCAGATAACACATTCAGACCGGATGATAATGTTAGCCGTGCAGAATTTGTGGCAATGACGGTTAGATTTAATTCTCTGTTTAATGATGTTAAGAAAGGCAGCTACACCGTAAAATACACTGATGTTGCAACAAATTATTGGGCATATTCCGATGTTGCCTACGCAAAACACGCAGGCTGGCTCAACGGATACGCTGACGGAACATTTAAAGGCGATAACGCTATTACCCGTGCGGAAGTGGTGACGGTAGTCAACCGGGCAACAGGCAGAAAAGCTGATGAAAGCTATATTACAAAGAATGTATCCGTACTCAACAAATTTACGGATATTCGCAACAATTCTATGTGGTATTATGCAGATGTGATGGAAGCAGCCAATACACATCTTGCAAACTCAGCAAACAACACTGAAACTTGGGTGAAATAATCCTTTGTGCAAATGGGAGAAAGCAGTCGGAAACGATTGCTTTCTCGTTGTTTCTGTGGTATAATATTTGCAAGATAAATCGGAATTTATATATAAAGGAGAACATTGATGAAACTGTTTTTATGTTCGCACTTTTCAAGTGTAGGAAGTCTGATAAAGGAAGAAATTGAAAATAAAAAAGTCGCATTTATTCCAACAGCTTCGCTGCGTGAAGGCTACACCGGTTATGTTGGCTCGGCTCGAAAATTATTCAAAAAGTTGGGAGCAATCGTAACTGAAATTGATATTTCAACGGAGGCTTATTCAACGATACAGTCTGTTTTTGAAGATGCGGATGTGATATATTTTACCGGCGGAAATTCTTTTTTCCTTATAGACCAGCTCCGTAAAACGGGAACGGATGAGCTGTTGAAGAAAGAATTGGCAAAGGGAAAACTGATGATTGGTGAATCGGCAGGTGCGATTATATGCGCTCCAAGCATCCAATATATCGAGCAAATGGATGAAAAGCCGGAGGACTACTCACAAGAAGATGATGCAGGGCTTGATTTGATTGATTTCTATGTTCTTCCGCATTATCTTACAGCACCATTTAAGAAAGTTACCGAGAAAATAATGACTGAGTTTTCGGATTTGAATCTATGCCCAATTAACAACCGTCAGGGAATTGTAATTGATGGTGAAGGTTCAAAGGTTATTTGCAAAGACTAATTTGAAAATTCCGGTTTATATGACCGCTTTTAAGGCAACCTACGGGTTGTCTTTTTCGTTTCAGAAAATTTTTTGACGGTCTTTTTGTATGATGATATAATAAAGATACCGAAAAATATTGAAACGGAGGAATGTTCAAATGAAACGAACAGTATTTACAGGCATAATGATAATGCTCATTTTATCAACTGCAGTTACTGCACAGGCGGCACACACGCACAAGTATACAAAACAAAATTCAAAGGTTTATGTATGTGAGTGCGGAAAGGAAAAGCCGCTGTATTCCTTAAAGGGCGAAAGAGTTATAACGCTTAATTGCAACGGCGGCTCGTTATACGGCGGAATTTGCAAAACCGACATCACAGAAGCCGTTACGGAGCAGAATAAAATTAAACTTCCGCTGCCGTATAAAAGCAGCGACTATCAGTTTGAGGGGTGGTTTACCGAAAGCGGCGAAAAGGTATCGTCTGATACCGAGTATTATTCCGACACAACACTCTATGCCCGTTGGAGCTTGACGGGAACACGCACACTCACCTTTGCCGCCGAGGACGGCTCATATATTGAGCCTGTCATAAAACCGCTTGGCATTGCAATATCGCTTGCGGAGTTTATTCCGACAAGATACGGCTATGACTTTGACGGTTGGTATTCAGACCCGCAAACAAAGGAAAATCGGGTAACAGCGTTTACTTTCAATGACAGCGATACCGTTTACGCAAAATGGATTCCAAACGGAACGGTGATATATAACACTCCGGCGGTACAGAGAGTTTATGCGACCGATGATGAAATCCTCGCCTTTGGTAATTACATTGATGAAAAGACGGGTGTACCTGTCACGGCACAATGGGTTAAGCAGAATAAAAGATTAAATGAGCTTATGGAAATTTACAACGAAAAATTCTGTAAGTAACGCCTATCACACTTTTGGGGGCAGCTTTTGTATAAGGAAACTTATGCAGGGGCTGCCCCTTTTATTTATTTCCGGAAAGGACTGATAACAATGCTTCAAATTTTAATGACAGTAAGGGATACCTCGTGAACAGACAGGAAAATCAAAAGACAATATATATCCTTCTCGGAATACTCTCGGTATTCGTTATATGGCTTGCCTTAATGGTTGCCGGGTGCTATGATGAGGGCATAAAGTTGTTTGAATTGCTTGACCGTTTGACCGTCGCTATGAATAACCCTACACATATCACATTGAATGAGTATAGCTTAAAAGCCGTACTCATTTTCTTGTTTTTGTACGCAATGGGTATCGGCGTATATTTTTCGTCAAGAGAAAACCGCCGACCGGGCGAGGAACACGGCTCGGCTCGCTGGGGCAATGTCAAAAGCGTTGTCAAGCGGTATATGGATAAGGACAGCTATAAAAACATCATTCTATCTCAAAATATGCGGCTTGGCTTAAACGCAAAAAAGCACAGACGAAACCTCAATGTGCTTGTGGTCGGCGGCAGCGGCGCCGGAAAAACCCGGTTTTACGCAAAACCGAATTTAATGCAGTGCAACACTTCTTTCATAGTCGCAGACCCGAAGGGCGAAATGCTCCGAAGCATTGCACCGTTACTCATCGAAAACGGCTATGATATTAAGGTGTTTAACCTAATCGAGCCGGAAAACTCGGACGGATATAATCCGTTTGTGTATATCCGTAAAGACGAAGATGTTATAAAGCTGATTTCAAACCTTATTCAGAATACAACACCGAAAAACGCATCGCAGAATGACCCGTTTTGGGAAAAATCCGAAATTGCTCTTGATTCTGCTTTAATGCTCTATCTTCTGCACGAAGCTCCGCCCGAAGAACAG is from Qingrenia yutianensis and encodes:
- a CDS encoding Type 1 glutamine amidotransferase-like domain-containing protein, giving the protein MKLFLCSHFSSVGSLIKEEIENKKVAFIPTASLREGYTGYVGSARKLFKKLGAIVTEIDISTEAYSTIQSVFEDADVIYFTGGNSFFLIDQLRKTGTDELLKKELAKGKLMIGESAGAIICAPSIQYIEQMDEKPEDYSQEDDAGLDLIDFYVLPHYLTAPFKKVTEKIMTEFSDLNLCPINNRQGIVIDGEGSKVICKD
- a CDS encoding InlB B-repeat-containing protein yields the protein MKRTVFTGIMIMLILSTAVTAQAAHTHKYTKQNSKVYVCECGKEKPLYSLKGERVITLNCNGGSLYGGICKTDITEAVTEQNKIKLPLPYKSSDYQFEGWFTESGEKVSSDTEYYSDTTLYARWSLTGTRTLTFAAEDGSYIEPVIKPLGIAISLAEFIPTRYGYDFDGWYSDPQTKENRVTAFTFNDSDTVYAKWIPNGTVIYNTPAVQRVYATDDEILAFGNYIDEKTGVPVTAQWVKQNKRLNELMEIYNEKFCK
- a CDS encoding S-layer homology domain-containing protein; this translates as MKTKHFSMKSVISMLLAVILVAGTLPVSVFAAQKSDYEDPADNWLKTNNRTNELDMNATVTYETQWCPVCNKHTTVLTYRVPEYTKSGQTAMNHGVKWSDGYDLEGKKKGNTDSGTPGVDASYTGYHYTKSVCQTCGTINSVDGSGAYNFNNNVYGLNSCDHNFFIDFDNTTYELYDEHQHTTVLKKGEYCQFCKGTYAKANIKKESHDLSSTVDGQIGNNRFYLTEKCDDCGYTTSEYVAAKSVVSSYYGTADGDAHTVSVSDLSDSGVHTKIRYGKTASDCYMTSAPNYTKAGYYPVYYEISYKYGGETMVENGVSYVWLLEDKKDDDSTIIVLPEKHEHDYRYLETVAPSCDNLGYERWQCDGCGNLDKRNYTKATGHNYKAITIRKATCKQGGLKLNLCDKCGSFYEETTPVGEHKYKTENVQPTCRSVGYTNHICEICGNSYITDMTPIISHAYERITKEPTCTDKGYTTSTCTMCGLNYVSDYTEPTGHNWDDGHTVTNSTCESEGVIEYRCKNDNCSEKMIKAESATGHTPGKAATCTEPQTCEKCGTVLALPKGHNYSEKIVAPTCTAMGYTEYKCDNCDDSYIGDYTDKAEHDYKKTVTAPSCTAMGYTTYTCKNCDDEFISDYTDKLSHNYKAEITKPTCTEFGFTTYTCADCGDTYVADYTDKTKHNYDKKVIPPTCTEHGYTVYTCPDCGKEYIGDLTDCEKHTYKKTVVPPTCTEMGYTIYTCESCGDSYKADYVDKAAHDYTKTVTVPTCTALGYTVYECKNCDYKYISDYTDKINHSYIADVTEPTCTASGYTVYTCENCGKTYTADYKDMTGHNLSDWIIDEPATIEHAGEKHIECLTCGEVLSRAAIPQLVEKDRTDEDGNSKVGDFSILVTNANGKPIFDSEISIDINDNVTIKLPSGRLLDYADQTIITAINADSQTPKAELQIFIYDENNNAATGKTDENGQLKVPNNKTSTGDNSGTIGKDDDDRKNTFVVKATDKMNVVIPNCEVYIGESNNIVVDLPEGIKPTSEYPVIITVTDQHGHPQMGVTVITLGDADYIEKGVTDMFGKITLPTAKDGFTDNTGKVRIDGMYVFVNDESGAIENAFVKLNDDSTISVTLPDETSIDYANRITVTVTDKDGNPQKDISVTVSDTVENSLTDKTDENGKMVVPPLSEDITDENGIGKVNGYNVVVTDEKAPIANAVITISEDGRLSVKLPEANKIDIENRISVVVTDNEDKPVKGMTVVISETAAEDEAKTAVDVTDENGKATVPPTNIDVTDFNGYGEVDGYIVIVKNVVGAIEKAHIRHNAEVKNEDGTVKSAENISVELPENIKFEYANRITISVSKKVDNTAVKGMTVVTSEFVIEGTETKSLTGVTDKDGVIILPPSNEGVTDKDGKTDISETTPGKDTDGDGKEDTEESKTEYNITVEDTKEKIENAYIEIKDSKITVTLPDTHKLTTSNQTTVTVTDKENKAVKGVSVTIKDKTTEKTATTDANGKVTLPVKSTGGGSSSGGGGGRGGSNGGGYYTTVNVKITDKDGKAVTNFSKSTDSKGNLTITLPSGKTLDNGNFYTVTVTDNKGNAKAETSVILKDRNKGEATGTTDKNGMLILPASEHKAYIFGYNDGTFRPDNNMSRAEAAAIFARLISEQKGEKISGKSNFNDVSKNEWYSDYIGYLSKYGIIKGYADNTFRPDDNVSRAEFVAMTVRFNSLFNDVKKGSYTVKYTDVATNYWAYSDVAYAKHAGWLNGYADGTFKGDNAITRAEVVTVVNRATGRKADESYITKNVSVLNKFTDIRNNSMWYYADVMEAANTHLANSANNTETWVK